GTATGCAGTTTTCacagttttattgttattaaaatagtGTGTTATGTAAACTGTAGTTAACACTTAGTTTTATTCATTTAGCTTGACTGTTCCTTACCCTTAGTTTTATTCATTTAGCTTGACTGTTCCTTACCCACTTATTCATTCTTCACTCTTTTAAAGTCACTGTTCCTTGTTCTATTTGACCCTGCCAGAGCCCCATTTgatgtctctctgtgtgtgctGTCTTTAATggttatcattatcatcatgaCTTGGACTGAAAATTATGGAGACAAAACCAGCAACATTTCCCATTCCTTTGGTGTGGCACTTACTGCCATCAAACAAGGTAAGAACACATTTATGGGCCTTTATATTAGTTGTTCATATTACCTCTTGTCTTGCAGACATAAGAgcttaagctttaaaaaaaaaaaaaaaaaaaaaaaaaaacaacaactaagttGTATATCTGTTATTCATCTTGCCTAGTCTAGTTGTTTGATTGatgaatataaaatatttataaaaaatgcacACCCACcattaatataaataatgttAGCTATGTGATACTTTACATTTCAAAGCATTTAGTTAAAGTCACGACATCTTCCTTTGTTTTCCAGTATTTGTCTGATCAAgggatgatttttttaaatccatttctTGACATATTATTATGtgattacaaaataaaacatttaatcaaaagttttaaacaaaaataaaattttttgtttattcctaaataattaaaactactAAACGTATTTCAGACCACAAAGTTTTATGCCTTGGACTGATTCAGTCATTGTTTGAAGGTGCTATGTACTGTTTTGTTTTGGAGTGGACACCATCTTTAAGTATAATTAACAGAGGCAAGGCTGGTGCTCCAAATGAAATTGAAGAAGTCCACACAGATATTCCACATGGACATATATTTGCAGGGTTTATGGTAAGATTATGAGATAGAATTTTTGATTCTGTTTCCTCTTCCtctgtatttaaaaagtagTTTAAGTTCACTCCAGTTTTAAtatgaattatatttaattctcttcatggcttaagagtttggacgagaagaaataagaaaaagtaaaggaaagatcactctcttatttctatggatagtcaccccacgagaaaaacaagaggggggggggaacaagtattcaccggtcactacagatggctgcctggtcgtgtggttttgcgcgctggactgtcatttggatttatcaaacccagcccgctcccatcACCCTTcgtccttcaactctgaaggaacatccgaaacatgtaaaacattttacaaacattttacaagctctaaatagcagcgccagacccattgtgaccaagaagtctttgtaagagaacaagtaatctactatgtatattcacccgtcacaaaatagcagggctggacttaaccattgtggggccctatgcaaaacggattttgaggggccaagtttgggtagggaagaggataataagtgaaatttaagagtttgtattagaaaataaattcgtctatgcattttattcattctttactacatacagaattactttacgagccatgcatatagcaaagtcatacagtatatcataataattctatttcctgcatagatcacactcaatagcaagaattaccaaatgtttcaatctatctttgagaattattgacctcaagtaattcttcattagatTGAGGCGCTaggcttctttcaccagattacataattacggctaatgcataatgctgtttttatttatcgcgcgtaggattggcgttttccatattgaatgtcaccccaaaataacaatttttgtcTACGTATTTCCGTaaattttaaggacttttttgtatattttgtaattttggaAGATTTTCAGGAGCTCTTGGTTAATCGACAGGAGTTCGCggtaaatctgttttaagttataaaatggttaaatttaatcatttatacaccttgaattagcgcgggtcctatgaaagtgcggcccactgcggtcgtataggttgcagtggcctaaggccagccctgaaAATTAGCAGTGTACGCTGTGCCGCTGGTCGACTAGTATGAATTACAACACTCACCCTGTCACACTCACAAATTCAAATATTAGAatgaaaagtaataaaatatacaatGTTCTTATGAaatgtgacagatttttgtcaGTGACATTAACAATTGtacatgttttgtttcttttgttgtttagGTTGCCCTTATGATTGGCTCATCACTGTTTAAACTGTTGTCCAAATACACATCAGTCGAATCATTCATGAGGTTAGTTCAGATTAACTTACATGGTGTAAAGTGTtgtttagaaaaacaaacaaacacaagttagtgaagtttttagtttttttcatcAAGTTTATTTCCCACTTTTTCTAGGGTTGTGCTTTTTGTTGCTGCTCTAAGCTTGATGACCCCAATACTGTACAAAGGAGtaagttttattttgaattggctttatttttatttgcctAGTTTTACTTTAACTTTTGGTCTAATTGCTGGaatttttagaaatgtttcagtgttgaaaacaaaaaattatcttaaaGGGTTTTTATTTCCCATATTATTATAGTCAATAAAATGTGTTGTATTTCTCTGTATTTCCCATAGTATTATAGTcaataaaatgtgttttatttctctagaaatatattttatttgtttgtttgtataccACAGAACCAGATGGTGATATTTATTGGCTTCTTAGTCTTTGAGATGTGTGTTGGTATCTTCTGGCCATCTATGGGAACAATGAGGGGCAAATATGTAGCAGAAGAAAGTAAGTTTGGGAGAATGGATTTTAATGTAGTTCTCagatgggatttttttttttttcatggcttAAAATGTTTtggagcaaagaaaaaaaaatttttttctgtttaaatattaattctttgttttttcttaccTTGCAGCCAGAGCAACCACGATGAACATTTTCCGTGTGCCACTTAACATGATAGTAGTGGTTATCTTACTACAGGTAAATGTATACTACTTTAtttttcaggggggggggtgggaatgagagcttggcttctgaagTGAGcggtcttgggtttgaatccttgtgaagactggtattttgaattttggaatttttaggGCCCCTCGGAGTCTATCCAACCATAATGGTTGTGTAACAGGGgagcacagaaacagatgaatttaaatcatctgccctatagaatgCAAAGTCTGAAGGGGTACTTGTTATTTTTTGTCTTTCAACCTAATATTTAATAAGTGAATTATGAAGTATTTGGTTGTATGGAATCAATAGcatcatttatttcatcattgctatttttttgtttgtcctcAGCACCTGGAGAGAGATACCATCTTTGAGTTTTGTGCATTGTTTCTGATCATAGCTGTTGTATGTCAGCAGTGGCTGTACACGTGAGTTCCATTTGTAGTAATCCCTTGATTATTTCAAGCTTTAGCTTTATTGATATAGCGTGTGTGAATGTCTGGATTTGCTCATAAAATTTAAGTTTCACTTTGCTCCCAGTGAAATAAATACTTATCCCACCTTACTCTTATTACTGATACTTAAAAGTTTTGCTGTAAAactattaaacttcaaataatGCTTGCTGCTCAGTTTTCTATTTTGTACTCTTTAATACTGTATATCTATTAAGTTATTCTTTAACTCTggtattcattaaaaaaaattacactgtTTATGTTTCATTTGAGCTATCTAACATAGTAAGCAGTTATACAATGAATGTAATAGAATTCAAGGAAGAAGAGAAGTATTGttcagaaaaaaattaaaaactcttATTTCAGGctgttattaactctttctctccgcatTTATTTTCCCCGTTTtgatagaattattcattttgcttatttgtatttcactttccTGGTATGATTATACTTGAATAACCTTTTTGTTagcatcagaaaatgttatatttggtatcgaattaCACCACAACTCAAAGTTtttaaatccaaaaatcaatttagtttaatgggatcaacgttggcatcatcaattaggagagaaagagttaagcttaCTCAATACTCAAATATTTTGGAACAAAGCAATTCTAATTTGCTGTTGGATCCACACTGCTATTTGGATTTTCATATAAGAACAGTAAATAGTCTTTATGCCATTGGTCCTGTTTAAGATCACTCTATCCTGTTACATTTCTTTACTATGTTTGTTGTGAACATATGTAATTGTCATTGTGTTTCTCTCTTGTAACTGGATGGTGTGAAcattattgtaaaaaatgttttacttatttcggatgttccttcagagttgaagataattacttcctagtccaaacctcccgcaggacggcgggggatgggagcgggcagggtttgaacccgggaccatcgataagtccgaacgacagtccagcgtgcaaaccgcacgaccaggcagccatccattattCATGTGCTGTAGTTTATCTTTCTT
This genomic stretch from Biomphalaria glabrata chromosome 4, xgBioGlab47.1, whole genome shotgun sequence harbors:
- the LOC106051684 gene encoding molybdate-anion transporter-like isoform X2, yielding MDIFLGGFYILTVLCAILYLLTRAALPSVADAAFSVFQRTYLVVYLLAMAGDWLQGPHVYALYESYGMSTDQIDILFVAGFGSSMVVGTIVGSIADKYGRRTNCILYGVLYGAACVTKHFGNFWILMIGRLLGGTATSILYSAFESWLVYEHHKRGFDANLLGNIFSLGVLGNSVVAIVAGLVAQKFADLFGYVAPFDVSLCVLSLMVIIIIMTWTENYGDKTSNISHSFGVALTAIKQDHKVLCLGLIQSLFEGAMYCFVLEWTPSLSIINRGKAGAPNEIEEVHTDIPHGHIFAGFMVALMIGSSLFKLLSKYTSVESFMRVVLFVAALSLMTPILYKGNQMVIFIGFLVFEMCVGIFWPSMGTMRGKYVAEETRATTMNIFRVPLNMIVVVILLQHLERDTIFEFCALFLIIAVVCQQWLYTLTYSASGPQKMSLIV